The stretch of DNA ACTGGCCAGCTGAAAAAAGCGGGCAGCTTGCGAATCCAAATTCTCCTCCGCTAAAAATTCCGCTAAATACAGCCCGGCATTCTTTCCAAGGTCGGGCTCCATTCCATGAGCCGAAGCACCGATCATTTCAAAAACCAGCATGCCGCCATCAATGTAGTAGCGCCCATCTAGCTGATGCTCCCTCACAAAATCACTGTATCTTTGCAAGAGCGCGGTTTGCCCTCCATTTACTGCTACGATCGCTTTGGCATAATCCGGCACCATGTTATAACGCCGTCCTGATTCAAAGGAATGGACGTTGATCTCAGCCTCTGACTCATTTTCCTTCGCTTCTTTAGCCATCACGACATCAAAATCAGCAATTCCCTTTTCCGCAAATATGATGGGAAAATCCGCATCCGGCGCAAAGCCGATCGACGGCATTTCCTCCGTCTGAAAGTAGCGGTCTACGCAGCGCCAATCGCTTTCTTCATCCGTTCCGATAATCATTCGCACGCGCTTATGAAATGTCGTGCTTAGCTCTTTCACAATTTTCATTGCATAATAGGCAGCCATGGTCGGCCCTTTATCATCAATCGCTCCGCGGCCAAAAATTTTGCCGTCTTGGATCTCGCCGCCGAACGGATTAACCGTCCAGCCGTCTCCTTCCGGCACAACATCCACGTGACACAGGATTCCAAGCAGCTCTTCGCCGTCTCCGCATTCCAAGTGCCCCGCCAGATTGTCTACGTTTTTCGCTTTAAATCCATCCTTCTTTCCTAACTCCAGCATAAAGTCAAGCGCCTCTTTGACGCGCTCTCCGAGAGGCGCCTCAACCGTGGCGTGCTCCTCATCCAGCACGCTTTTAATAGAAATGAGCGACTGCAAATCGCGAAGCAGATCATCCTTATGCTTCTCCACTTCCTGTTTCCAATTAATGGTCACCATCTTCTTTTCTCCTTTCCTGTAATTCCTATATACATTCTACCTTGACCTGCCTTAAAAAAAAACATATTAGACCATCCTCAAATTCTCCTCATGCGGCATGAGCGTTTAAACGGCGATAATTAAGGAAATAGGTAAAAGAGAAAGTTCTTACTGCCGAAGTAAAAAGAAGGTAAAAAAAATGTAAAGTTCAGTTAATTTGATCGTTTTTCTAGAAATATCATTAAGAATGAGGTAAAATACAACTGTCAGACATCTTAAACTATTTAGTAAAGGAGCTGTCTGCGACAAAAGAATTACATATATCTTGAGAAGCTTCGT from Bacillus xiapuensis encodes:
- the pepV gene encoding dipeptidase PepV — its product is MVTINWKQEVEKHKDDLLRDLQSLISIKSVLDEEHATVEAPLGERVKEALDFMLELGKKDGFKAKNVDNLAGHLECGDGEELLGILCHVDVVPEGDGWTVNPFGGEIQDGKIFGRGAIDDKGPTMAAYYAMKIVKELSTTFHKRVRMIIGTDEESDWRCVDRYFQTEEMPSIGFAPDADFPIIFAEKGIADFDVVMAKEAKENESEAEINVHSFESGRRYNMVPDYAKAIVAVNGGQTALLQRYSDFVREHQLDGRYYIDGGMLVFEMIGASAHGMEPDLGKNAGLYLAEFLAEENLDSQAARFFQLASECFFKDSRGKALNIKYRDEITGDLTVNVGKLSYTKEDGGRFGLNMRYPVTFPFEEKKSSLVKELKSRGFRIENLSNSLPHHVNRNDPFIQTLASVYEEQTGEKAELLAIGGGTYARSLKTGVAYGALFPGRADVAHQKNEYMFIEDLLKATAIYAQAIWELAVKQ